The genome window GACACCCAGGAACACCGCGTGATCAGTGAGTATTAGGAGTCGAGTAACTCTCGGAGCAACTCCGGCGAAGAGGTCTTTCCGGGTGACCGCGAGGCCGATCAGTCCAGACGGTCGAGCGATCCATAGAGCTCCTCGTTCTGAATGTGGGTGCTGAACTGTGCGCAGAGCCGACAGCAGTCCGCGGCATCGGCGAACGTCCGAACACTGGCGTCCCAGCGCGCGTGGACGGCGCCAAGCATCGCACTTCGAACCGATGGTTCGGTCGCGACCATAACCCGTCGCGAACGCGTTGGTGGCGTTGCATCGGCTGCTGATCCCTGCATTCCAGCTGTCGACAGAATATCCTCGAGGACGCTCCCGATCTCGATCCCGACACCGAGGTTGTCGCCGACCTGTGGAGCGATGAAGATCGTTGCATTACTCGCTTGCGCAAAGGCGATACTCTGTGTGGCGGCATCCATCTCGTCGAGCGGAATCCCGACGTCGATTGCGAGAAAAGCATTAAACCCGCGGTCGCGGAGGCAGTCCCGCGTTTCCTGCAGGAGCCGCAACACCTCGTCTTCGGCGTACTCGCCGCTGGTCTCGTCCCACGTCGCAAACGATGGGGCATCGGTTTCGACATCGGCGTCCGCCGGCAGCAGCGCGTCGACGTCGAATGTCCGGTATGGGCCCATCAGATAGACGAGAAACTGTTCCCGCCGGACTGGAGCGAGCGCATCTGAATCACCGGCGGCACGGGGGAGATTGTCGATAATCCGTTGCCGCATTCGACTCGTTGATTCGGAACGGTAATATATAAATCTCGGTGTTTTCAGGAATATTCTAGTCGAGAACGACTAAGTACGTGGCGTCCCAACGTAGGACTTGAGGCACCCCCTAAATGTCCGAAACCGATCGCCAGCCAACAGAGGAGGTTCGTCAGCCGGACCCGCCGCTTCCCGAAGAGAGCGGACTGACGCTCGAGGAGTACCTCGCGATGCAACAGGCGATCGGCCAGCCGACGCGGTTCCGGATCCTCCGCACGCTCGTCGTCAACGACGAACTGAGTGCTGCCGATCTCAAGGCCGCGGTGGATGTCGAATCCCACAATTTCCACTACCATCTCGACGAACTCGTCGACGTCGGGCTCGTCGACAAGCGCCAGCGACGGACCGCTGACAGCCAGGGTTTTTACACGTACTATCGGCCGACGGAAATGGGGCGGGGTATTCTTGAGCACGGTGTCGAAGAGCTGATGCGCCGTGAACGGGAGTTCAACGACGCCTATTCGTAAGCTGCCAGAGGACATTCTCGTCGTCGGTCTCCAGCGACTACTCCAGTCTTTCAT of Halolamina sp. CBA1230 contains these proteins:
- a CDS encoding helix-turn-helix domain-containing protein, producing MSETDRQPTEEVRQPDPPLPEESGLTLEEYLAMQQAIGQPTRFRILRTLVVNDELSAADLKAAVDVESHNFHYHLDELVDVGLVDKRQRRTADSQGFYTYYRPTEMGRGILEHGVEELMRREREFNDAYS